From Nicotiana tabacum cultivar K326 chromosome 15, ASM71507v2, whole genome shotgun sequence, the proteins below share one genomic window:
- the LOC107778139 gene encoding uncharacterized protein LOC107778139 → MDNTYIQCKPTAMVVCSMVMPKYADYKTIYTPKDIQTDMLSDHGVNLTYMQAWRVKEKALEFLRGHPADSYSCLPSYLYILEKTYPGSVVKLQKSEDDCFLYVFVALSTSIKGWEHCRPVVVVDGTFLKSAYMGIMLTTSTMDATGIILPLAYAVVDSENDASWRHDTLCLHVAYLDKCKVKVLEGSSKVKRIIEEIDTRVKAYLYDISYQIWSRVHATVNRTWTMTSNIAESLNAVTKDARELPVVKLLEYMRTLREHWTNEKLLNAKGMFTYLGKKYNKELEDNRTLSQKMRVRASTYYIHTVIDGVKRFILDELPCAHALVALRHRIEPYEIYYSPYYTSERHMQTYEIPVDPLPDESKWNVPQHIAEEVVKPPTGKRQPGRPQKQRYKPYDEVNAKKYKASCGNCGVEEHNKRSCMNAPKRK, encoded by the exons ATGGACAACACATACATACAATGCAAACCTACTGCCATGGTAGTTTgtagcatggtgatgccaaaatATGCAGATTATAAGACAATATACACACCAAAAGACATACAAACTGACATGTTGTCGGATCATGGTGTGAACTTAACATACATGCAAGCTTGGAGAGTGAAGGAAAAGGCTTTGGAATTTTTGAGAGGTCATCCTGCTGATTCCTACAGTTGTTTGCCGAGTTATTTGTATATTCTGGAGAAGACTTATCCGGGGTCGGTAGTGAAATTACAGAAGTCTGAAGATGACTGTTTCTTGTATGTATTTGTTGCACTTAGTACGTCCATCAAGGGTTGGGAGCATTGTAGGCCAGTTGTAGTAGTTGATGGCACCTTCTTGAAGTCGGCATATATGGGAATCATGCTAACAACTAGCACAATGGATGCAACAG GTATCATATTACCACTAGCATACGCCGTTGTTGATTCAGAAAATGACGCATCATGGAG GCATGACACATTATGcttgcatgtggcatatttggacaaatgTAAGGTCAAAGTTCTAGAAGGGTCATCTAAAGTTAAGCGAATT ATTGAAGAGATCGACACACGTGTTAAAGCATACCTATACGATATTAGCTATCAAATATGGTCTCGGGTACATGCTACAGTGAACAGAACGTGGACGATGACATCAAACATTGCAGAGTCATTGAATGCGGTAACCAAAGATGCAAGAGAGCTGCCCGTAGTGAAACTATTAGAGTACATGAGGACTCTTCGTGAACATTGGACTAATGAAAAGTTATTGAATGCAAAGGGTATGTTCACATACCTTGggaaaaaatacaacaaagagttgGAGGACAACAGGACATTATCGCAAAAGATGAGA gtgagggcttcaacaTATTACATCCATACTGTGATAGATGGTGTGAAGCGCTTCATT CTTGATGAACTTCCTTGTGCACATGCTTTGGTGGCTTTGAGGCACAGGATTGAGCCTTATGAAATCTATTATTCTCCTTATTACACGAGCGAGAGACATATGCAGACTTATGAAATACCAGTAGACCCACTGCCTGACGAAAGCAAATGGAATGTGCCACAACATATAGCTGAAGAAGTTGTAAAGCCACCTACCGGGAAAAGGCAGCCAGGGAGACCTCAAAAACAAAGATACAAACCATATGATGAAGTAAATGCAAAAAAGTACAAGGCTTCATGTGGCAACTGCGGAGTAGAAGagcataacaaaagatcttgtatGAATGCtcccaaaaggaaataa